The Balaenoptera acutorostrata chromosome 15, mBalAcu1.1, whole genome shotgun sequence genome contains a region encoding:
- the LIMK1 gene encoding LIM domain kinase 1 isoform X1, with protein MRLTLLCCTWREERMGEEGSELPVCASCGQRIYDGQYLQALNADWHSDCFRCCECSASLSHQYYEKDGQLFCKKDYWARYGESCHGCSEHITKGLVMVAGELKYHPECFICLTCGTFIGDGDTYTLVEHSKLYCGHCYYQTVVTPVIEQILPDSPSSHLPHTVTLVSIPASAHGKRGLSVSIDPPHGLPGCSTEHSHTVRVQGVDPGCMSPDVKNSIHVGDRILEINGTPIRNVPLDEIDLLIQETSRLLQLTLEHDPHDTLSHGLGPESSPLVSPVHTPSGEAGSSGRQKPVLRSCSIDRSPGAGSLGSPASQHKDLGRSESLRVVCRPHRIFRPSDLIHGEVLGKGCFGQAIKVTHRETGEVMVMKELIRFDEETQRTFLKEVKVMRCLEHPNVLKFIGVLYKDKRLNFITEYIKGGTLRGLIKGMPGHSPHLQDSQYPWSQRVSFAKDIASGMAYLHSMNIIHRDLNSHNCLVRENKNVVVADFGLARLMVDEKTQPEGLRSLEKPDRKKRYTVVGNPYWMAPEMIHGRSYDEKVDVFSFGIVLCEIIGRVKADPDYLPRTMDFGLNVRGFLDRYCPPNCPPSFFPITVRCCDLDPEKRPSFVKLEQWLETLHMHLAGHLPLGSQLEQLDRGFWETYRRGESGLPAHPEVPD; from the exons GAAGCGAGTTGCCCGTGTGTGCAAGCTGCGGCCAGAGGATCTATGATGGCCAGTACCTCCAGGCCCTGAATGCTGACTGGCACTCAGACTGCTTCAG GTGTTGCGAATGCAGTGCCTCCCTTTCACACCAGTACTACGAGAAGGATGGGCAGCTCTTCTGCAAGAAGGACTACTGGGCCCGCTATGGCGAGTCTTGCCACGGGTGCTCAGAGCACATCACCAAGGGGCTGGTCATG GTGGCCGGGGAGCTGAAATACCACCCCGAATGCTTCATCTGCCTCACATGTGGGACCTTCATCGGTGACGGAGACACCTACACTCTGGTGGAGCACTCCAAGCTGTACTG CGGACACTGCTACTACCAGACTGTGGTGACCCCCGTCATTGAGCAGATCctgcctgattcccccagctcccaccTGCCCCACACAGTCACCCTCGTATCCATCCCAGCCTCAGCTCATGGCAAACGTGGCCTCTCGGTCTCCATCGACCCCCCTCACGGCCTGCCAGGCTGCAGCACAGAGCACTCCCACACCGTCCGCGTCCAGGG AGTGGACCCGGGCTGCATGAGCCCGGATGTGAAGAATTCCATCCACGTTGGAGACCGGATCCTGGAAATCAATGGCACGCCCATCCGGAATGTGCCCTTGGACGAG ATTGATCTGCTGATCCAGGAAACCAGCCGCCTGCTCCAGCTGACTCTTGAGCATGACCCCCATGACACACTGAGCCACGGGCTGGGGCCTGAGTCCAGCCCCCTGGTCTCCCCGGTTCACACTCCCAGCGGGGAGGCGGGCAGCTCCGGCCGGCAGAAGCCTGTCCT GAGGAGCTGCAGCATCGACAGGTCCCCGGGCGCCGGCTCGCTGGGCTCCCCGGCCTCCCAGCACAAGGACCTGGGTCGCTCCGAGTCCCTCCGTGTGGTCTGCCGGCCGCACCGCATCTTCCGGCCTTCGGACCTCATCCACGGGGAGGTGCTGGGAAAGGGCTGCTTCGGCCAGGCCATCAAG GTGACACACCGGGAGACAGGCGAGGTGATGGTGATGAAGGAGCTGATCCGCTTCGATGAGGAGACGCAGCGGACGTTCCTCAAGGAG GTGAAGGTCATGCGATGCCTGGAGCACCCCAACGTGCTCAAGTTCATCGGGGTGCTCTACAAGGACAAGAGGCTCAATTTCATCACCGAGTACATCAAGGGTGGCACGCTCCGGGGCCTCATCAAGGGCATG CCTGGTcattctccccacctccaggaCAGCCAGTACCCGTGGAGTCAGAGGGTGAGCTTTGCCAAGGACATCGCTTCGGGGATG GCCTACCTCCACTCCATGAACATCATCCACCGGGACCTGAACTCCCACAACTGCCTGGTTCGTGAG AACAAGAACGTGGTGGTGGCCGACTTCGGGCTGGCGCGGCTCATGGTGGACGAGAAGACGCAGCCCGAGGGCCTGCGGAGCCTCGAGAAGCCAGACCGGAAGAAGCGTTACACGGTGGTGGGCAACCCCTACTGGATGGCGCCCGAGATGATCCACG GCCGCAGCTACGATGAGAAGGTGGATGTGTTTTCCTTTGGAATCGTCCTGTGTGAG ATCATCGGACGGGTGAAAGCTGACCCAGACTACCTGCCGCGCACCATGGATTTTGGCCTCAATGTGCGAGGCTTCCTGGACCGCTACTGCCCCCCAAACTGCCCCCCAAGCTTCTTCCCCATTACTGTGCGCTGCTGCGATCTGGACCCCGAGAAGAG GCCCTCTTTCGTGAAGCTGGAGCAGTGGCTGGAGACCCTCCACATGCACTTGGCCGGCCACCTGCCACTGGGCTCACAGCTGGAGCAGCTAGACAGGGGCTTCTGGGAGACCTACCGGCGCGGCGAGAGTGGACTGCCTGCCCACCCCGAGGTCCCCGACTGA
- the LIMK1 gene encoding LIM domain kinase 1 isoform X2: protein MRLTLLCCTWREERMGEEGSELPVCASCGQRIYDGQYLQALNADWHSDCFRCCECSASLSHQYYEKDGQLFCKKDYWARYGESCHGCSEHITKGLVMVAGELKYHPECFICLTCGTFIGDGDTYTLVEHSKLYCGHCYYQTVVTPVIEQILPDSPSSHLPHTVTLVSIPASAHGKRGLSVSIDPPHGLPGCSTEHSHTVRVQGVDPGCMSPDVKNSIHVGDRILEINGTPIRNVPLDEIDLLIQETSRLLQLTLEHDPHDTLSHGLGPESSPLVSPVHTPSGEAGSSGRQKPVLRSCSIDRSPGAGSLGSPASQHKDLGRSESLRVVCRPHRIFRPSDLIHGEVLGKGCFGQAIKVTHRETGEVMVMKELIRFDEETQRTFLKEVKVMRCLEHPNVLKFIGVLYKDKRLNFITEYIKGGTLRGLIKGMDSQYPWSQRVSFAKDIASGMAYLHSMNIIHRDLNSHNCLVRENKNVVVADFGLARLMVDEKTQPEGLRSLEKPDRKKRYTVVGNPYWMAPEMIHGRSYDEKVDVFSFGIVLCEIIGRVKADPDYLPRTMDFGLNVRGFLDRYCPPNCPPSFFPITVRCCDLDPEKRPSFVKLEQWLETLHMHLAGHLPLGSQLEQLDRGFWETYRRGESGLPAHPEVPD, encoded by the exons GAAGCGAGTTGCCCGTGTGTGCAAGCTGCGGCCAGAGGATCTATGATGGCCAGTACCTCCAGGCCCTGAATGCTGACTGGCACTCAGACTGCTTCAG GTGTTGCGAATGCAGTGCCTCCCTTTCACACCAGTACTACGAGAAGGATGGGCAGCTCTTCTGCAAGAAGGACTACTGGGCCCGCTATGGCGAGTCTTGCCACGGGTGCTCAGAGCACATCACCAAGGGGCTGGTCATG GTGGCCGGGGAGCTGAAATACCACCCCGAATGCTTCATCTGCCTCACATGTGGGACCTTCATCGGTGACGGAGACACCTACACTCTGGTGGAGCACTCCAAGCTGTACTG CGGACACTGCTACTACCAGACTGTGGTGACCCCCGTCATTGAGCAGATCctgcctgattcccccagctcccaccTGCCCCACACAGTCACCCTCGTATCCATCCCAGCCTCAGCTCATGGCAAACGTGGCCTCTCGGTCTCCATCGACCCCCCTCACGGCCTGCCAGGCTGCAGCACAGAGCACTCCCACACCGTCCGCGTCCAGGG AGTGGACCCGGGCTGCATGAGCCCGGATGTGAAGAATTCCATCCACGTTGGAGACCGGATCCTGGAAATCAATGGCACGCCCATCCGGAATGTGCCCTTGGACGAG ATTGATCTGCTGATCCAGGAAACCAGCCGCCTGCTCCAGCTGACTCTTGAGCATGACCCCCATGACACACTGAGCCACGGGCTGGGGCCTGAGTCCAGCCCCCTGGTCTCCCCGGTTCACACTCCCAGCGGGGAGGCGGGCAGCTCCGGCCGGCAGAAGCCTGTCCT GAGGAGCTGCAGCATCGACAGGTCCCCGGGCGCCGGCTCGCTGGGCTCCCCGGCCTCCCAGCACAAGGACCTGGGTCGCTCCGAGTCCCTCCGTGTGGTCTGCCGGCCGCACCGCATCTTCCGGCCTTCGGACCTCATCCACGGGGAGGTGCTGGGAAAGGGCTGCTTCGGCCAGGCCATCAAG GTGACACACCGGGAGACAGGCGAGGTGATGGTGATGAAGGAGCTGATCCGCTTCGATGAGGAGACGCAGCGGACGTTCCTCAAGGAG GTGAAGGTCATGCGATGCCTGGAGCACCCCAACGTGCTCAAGTTCATCGGGGTGCTCTACAAGGACAAGAGGCTCAATTTCATCACCGAGTACATCAAGGGTGGCACGCTCCGGGGCCTCATCAAGGGCATG gaCAGCCAGTACCCGTGGAGTCAGAGGGTGAGCTTTGCCAAGGACATCGCTTCGGGGATG GCCTACCTCCACTCCATGAACATCATCCACCGGGACCTGAACTCCCACAACTGCCTGGTTCGTGAG AACAAGAACGTGGTGGTGGCCGACTTCGGGCTGGCGCGGCTCATGGTGGACGAGAAGACGCAGCCCGAGGGCCTGCGGAGCCTCGAGAAGCCAGACCGGAAGAAGCGTTACACGGTGGTGGGCAACCCCTACTGGATGGCGCCCGAGATGATCCACG GCCGCAGCTACGATGAGAAGGTGGATGTGTTTTCCTTTGGAATCGTCCTGTGTGAG ATCATCGGACGGGTGAAAGCTGACCCAGACTACCTGCCGCGCACCATGGATTTTGGCCTCAATGTGCGAGGCTTCCTGGACCGCTACTGCCCCCCAAACTGCCCCCCAAGCTTCTTCCCCATTACTGTGCGCTGCTGCGATCTGGACCCCGAGAAGAG GCCCTCTTTCGTGAAGCTGGAGCAGTGGCTGGAGACCCTCCACATGCACTTGGCCGGCCACCTGCCACTGGGCTCACAGCTGGAGCAGCTAGACAGGGGCTTCTGGGAGACCTACCGGCGCGGCGAGAGTGGACTGCCTGCCCACCCCGAGGTCCCCGACTGA